In Sporanaerobacter acetigenes DSM 13106, a single window of DNA contains:
- a CDS encoding M24 family metallopeptidase — protein sequence MTRIEKLHEQMNKNNIDGLFLLTEPNVRYISRFTGSDSFVFITSKNNYFITDSRYTEQAQSQCKGFEVIRWGNPFKSLVETVKDLAKKDGVKRIGFEREYMNFDMYESLKESISNVELVPTSYLVEEIRVVKDEEEIEYIKKACDFADEAFEKILKVIKVGMTEMELALELEYYMRKAGAEGVSFDTIFISGKKTSLPHGQPSDKKIENGDFITIDFGALYKGYRSDMTRTVVVGEANEKQVKIYNIVKAAQQRGLDVLRSGISGKEADTEVRKIMGEYNEYFGHGLGHGVGLELHEIPFMGVNCDRVLAENSVVTVEPGIYIPDWGGVRIEDSVVVKKDGVEIITHSPKELIIL from the coding sequence ATGACTAGAATAGAAAAATTACATGAGCAAATGAATAAAAACAATATTGATGGATTGTTTTTACTTACAGAGCCAAATGTGAGATATATAAGTAGATTTACAGGTTCTGATTCCTTTGTATTCATAACAAGTAAAAATAATTATTTTATAACTGATTCAAGATATACAGAACAAGCTCAAAGCCAATGTAAGGGATTTGAAGTCATAAGATGGGGAAACCCTTTCAAATCACTTGTTGAAACAGTTAAAGATTTGGCTAAAAAGGATGGAGTTAAGAGGATAGGATTTGAAAGAGAATATATGAATTTTGATATGTATGAAAGTTTAAAAGAAAGCATATCAAATGTGGAATTAGTTCCAACATCTTATTTAGTGGAAGAAATAAGGGTTGTTAAGGATGAAGAAGAAATAGAATATATAAAGAAGGCTTGTGACTTTGCTGATGAGGCTTTTGAGAAAATACTTAAAGTCATAAAAGTTGGAATGACAGAAATGGAACTTGCACTGGAATTGGAGTATTATATGAGAAAAGCTGGAGCAGAAGGTGTAAGCTTTGATACCATATTTATTTCAGGAAAGAAGACTTCTCTTCCTCATGGACAACCTTCAGATAAAAAAATAGAAAATGGAGATTTTATAACTATAGATTTTGGTGCACTATATAAAGGATATCGTTCCGACATGACTAGAACTGTTGTAGTTGGGGAGGCAAATGAAAAACAAGTAAAAATATACAATATTGTAAAGGCTGCACAACAAAGAGGATTAGATGTGCTTAGAAGTGGAATATCTGGAAAAGAAGCAGATACAGAAGTACGAAAAATCATGGGCGAATATAATGAATATTTTGGTCATGGACTAGGTCATGGAGTGGGATTGGAACTTCATGAGATACCATTTATGGGTGTGAACTGTGACAGAGTTTTAGCGGAAAATAGCGTTGTTACAGTAGAACCAGGTATATATATTCCAGATTGGGGCGGAGTGAGGATTGAAGATAGTGTAGTTGTAAAAAAAGATGGAGTAGAAATCATTACTCATTCACCAAAAGAGTTGATAATATTATAA